The Asticcacaulis excentricus CB 48 genome includes a window with the following:
- a CDS encoding CC0125/CC1285 family lipoprotein: MKILAKLAVVLALGTVAVMPGVVAAKPPVYKAAGPNGGLGYTNTKVEENRYVITYTGDARMKADVVANYALLRAAEFTTESGHEWFAVLTTSVKEIEVGSAEDVASRTGAFIGNVTASSGAGSNQSAGSDSSIPMGPSTGGFGGGDVPPAVLERWKPRKVSQAVLLIQVGSGDQASFPGATKQPEIFEAKKTAEEIRASVK; encoded by the coding sequence ATGAAAATATTGGCCAAACTGGCTGTTGTCCTTGCTTTGGGCACGGTCGCTGTGATGCCCGGTGTGGTGGCGGCCAAACCGCCGGTTTATAAGGCAGCAGGACCCAATGGAGGTCTGGGCTATACCAATACCAAAGTCGAAGAAAACCGCTATGTCATTACCTACACCGGGGACGCGCGGATGAAGGCCGATGTGGTGGCGAATTACGCCCTGTTGCGGGCGGCTGAGTTCACCACGGAGTCGGGGCATGAGTGGTTTGCCGTGCTCACGACCTCGGTCAAGGAAATCGAAGTCGGCAGCGCCGAAGACGTGGCGTCACGCACGGGTGCCTTTATCGGCAATGTTACTGCCAGCAGCGGAGCAGGGTCTAACCAAAGCGCGGGTAGTGACAGCAGTATTCCGATGGGCCCGTCAACGGGCGGCTTTGGCGGGGGTGATGTGCCGCCGGCGGTGCTGGAACGCTGGAAGCCGAGAAAGGTCTCTCAGGCCGTCCTGCTGATTCAGGTCGGCAGTGGTGATCAGGCCAGCTTCCCCGGGGCGACCAAGCAACCAGAAATCTTCGAAGCAAAAAAGACAGCGGAAGAAATCCGTGCCTCCGTTAAGTAA
- a CDS encoding amidohydrolase has product MRVLLCLAWGLMASSAVAAAPAAQTVFVNGKVLTLDAADTVAEAVAVRDGRIVYVGTSAAAKAHIGPSTEVIDLKGRTLMPGLVDGHMHPQSGGLRTLGCNLNYQRLSRDAFLARIQACLDAEAEAPDDRWLVVINWFQQDMIPTGYAPTRAELDTLRTGRPIMVRSSFGHSALVNSRALGVAQITRDTPDPKDGKIVRDAQGEATGLLEDAAQSKVQTLIPPPDAATHLKAAHIALGLMAEQGITTFLDAYTDIETLTAYQTLYRRGDLTARGHFAVLIDAGDTYDAKAAVAEVVRQRGLYDTGDQGAKPALRVHTAKLFLDGVITAPAFTGVMVAPYFENSGSEADPHWRPGHNRGPRPYFTLAQLSDILGLLAEAGIDPHMHADGDGAVRLALDAVTNLRRIHPDKDIRPAIAHAEIVDPADYTRFAELNALPVLSFQWGKPAADTIEGAREPLGPFRHALIEPSGLLDIYGARLTFGSDWPVDTLDEWFALKVAVTRTAARADQGKYPGRLGVDPGLPLRTALRAMTLGAAYALHVDDRVGSVELGKWADLIVLDRDLTATDPEALGDSRVVRTLLGGRTVYRRP; this is encoded by the coding sequence ATGCGCGTGCTTTTATGTCTGGCATGGGGGCTGATGGCCTCTTCGGCGGTGGCGGCGGCCCCGGCGGCGCAAACCGTCTTCGTCAATGGCAAGGTGCTGACTCTCGATGCCGCCGATACGGTGGCCGAAGCCGTGGCGGTGCGCGACGGGCGCATCGTGTATGTGGGTACGTCCGCCGCCGCCAAAGCCCATATAGGCCCCAGCACCGAGGTCATCGACCTCAAAGGGCGCACCCTGATGCCGGGGCTGGTGGACGGGCACATGCACCCGCAGTCGGGGGGCCTGCGCACCTTAGGCTGCAATCTCAACTATCAGCGCCTGAGCCGGGACGCGTTTCTGGCCCGGATTCAGGCCTGCCTCGATGCCGAGGCCGAAGCGCCCGATGACCGCTGGCTTGTGGTGATCAACTGGTTCCAACAGGACATGATTCCGACCGGCTATGCCCCGACGCGCGCCGAACTGGACACGTTGCGCACCGGGCGTCCGATCATGGTGCGCTCTTCCTTCGGTCATTCGGCTCTGGTCAACAGCCGCGCGCTGGGCGTGGCACAGATCACGCGCGACACCCCTGACCCGAAGGACGGCAAGATAGTGCGTGACGCGCAGGGCGAGGCGACGGGCCTGCTCGAAGACGCGGCCCAATCAAAGGTTCAGACCCTTATCCCGCCGCCGGACGCCGCTACCCATCTCAAGGCCGCGCACATCGCGCTGGGTTTGATGGCTGAACAGGGGATCACCACGTTCCTTGACGCCTATACGGATATCGAAACCCTGACCGCCTATCAGACGCTCTACAGGCGCGGCGACCTGACGGCGCGCGGGCATTTTGCCGTGCTGATCGACGCCGGCGATACCTATGACGCCAAAGCCGCGGTCGCCGAGGTGGTGCGTCAGCGCGGCCTTTACGACACCGGGGATCAGGGCGCGAAGCCCGCCCTGCGCGTCCATACGGCCAAGCTGTTTCTCGATGGCGTGATCACCGCCCCGGCCTTTACCGGCGTCATGGTCGCCCCCTATTTCGAAAACAGCGGGAGCGAAGCCGACCCGCACTGGCGGCCCGGTCACAATCGCGGCCCCAGGCCCTATTTCACGCTGGCGCAACTGAGCGACATCCTGGGTCTGCTGGCCGAGGCGGGGATAGACCCGCACATGCACGCCGATGGCGACGGGGCGGTGCGACTGGCGCTCGATGCTGTGACCAACCTGCGCCGCATCCATCCGGACAAGGACATTCGTCCGGCCATTGCCCATGCCGAGATCGTCGATCCGGCGGACTATACGCGCTTTGCAGAACTGAACGCGCTGCCCGTCCTGTCGTTTCAGTGGGGCAAGCCCGCCGCCGACACCATCGAAGGCGCGCGGGAGCCGCTGGGGCCCTTTCGCCACGCCCTGATCGAGCCTTCGGGCCTGCTGGATATCTACGGGGCGCGTCTGACCTTCGGCAGCGACTGGCCGGTCGATACACTGGACGAATGGTTCGCGCTGAAGGTGGCGGTCACGCGCACGGCGGCCAGGGCCGATCAGGGCAAATATCCGGGGCGGCTGGGCGTCGATCCGGGCCTCCCCCTGCGGACGGCCCTGCGCGCTATGACGCTGGGCGCGGCCTATGCCCTGCACGTTGATGATCGCGTCGGTTCGGTGGAGCTGGGCAAGTGGGCCGACCTCATCGTCCTCGACCGCGACCTGACCGCGACCGATCCCGAAGCATTGGGCGACTCAAGGGTCGTCCGGACCCTGCTGGGCGGCCGGACGGTATACCGGCGGCCCTGA
- a CDS encoding tryptophan 7-halogenase, with the protein MTSANLHVVVCGGGLAGQMAAAALGAYACPTLTVTWLSEGKDPDTDLFYGHLAPPDAYRFNLGCRVAEPDLILHSQTGLSFGTHYRLWGAQGLDWVQAFHQPLPVLEGVPFHHYLTQQRQAALEPYLVSALAARRGAFAHPPEERNHPLSRAEYGYHFEAADYGQRFERAALSAGVRRIEAFIAAVDVADGHIRAVQLSDGQSLTANLWIDASGPHATLLSHLVPETRGQRRLTVQQTRSDAPPHTGGVTVVTGMSDGWQAQTPLRASLLTLTVTDPDSAATADASARTATLAVWQRRAAWAGNCVGIGQAACVAEPLTPAPMILLQRDIERLLALLPVTPDLSVERREFNRQAEADYAHAGLFMRALFTTAPRDGSAYWQGATAEPEEARLRLKIEQFESRGLPVAFDLEPFSREDWLILHYGMGRRPARYDRTADRADPARVEAYLAAQRRDIDGVARALPPHHQYLDGLTGYLRQQQGQTA; encoded by the coding sequence ATGACGTCTGCAAACCTGCATGTGGTGGTCTGTGGCGGCGGGCTGGCCGGTCAGATGGCGGCGGCGGCGCTGGGGGCCTATGCCTGCCCGACCCTGACCGTCACCTGGCTGAGTGAGGGCAAAGACCCCGACACAGATCTGTTTTACGGCCATCTGGCCCCGCCCGATGCCTACCGCTTCAATCTGGGGTGCCGGGTGGCTGAGCCGGACCTGATCCTGCACAGCCAGACGGGCCTTTCCTTCGGCACACACTACCGCCTGTGGGGGGCGCAAGGGCTCGACTGGGTGCAGGCCTTCCATCAGCCGTTGCCGGTGCTGGAGGGCGTTCCGTTTCATCACTATCTGACTCAGCAGAGGCAGGCGGCGCTCGAACCCTATCTGGTTTCGGCGCTGGCGGCGCGGCGTGGCGCCTTTGCCCACCCGCCCGAAGAGCGCAACCATCCTTTGTCGCGTGCCGAATATGGCTATCATTTCGAAGCGGCCGATTACGGTCAGCGGTTTGAGCGTGCGGCCCTGAGCGCCGGGGTGCGCCGGATTGAGGCCTTTATCGCCGCCGTGGATGTGGCGGACGGGCATATCCGCGCCGTGCAACTGAGTGACGGTCAGAGTCTGACGGCGAATCTGTGGATCGACGCCAGCGGGCCGCACGCCACCCTGTTGTCACACCTCGTCCCCGAAACCCGGGGGCAAAGGCGGCTGACTGTGCAGCAGACGCGATCCGACGCGCCGCCCCACACCGGCGGGGTGACGGTGGTGACCGGAATGTCCGATGGCTGGCAGGCCCAGACCCCGCTGCGCGCCTCTCTGCTGACCCTGACCGTTACTGATCCCGACAGCGCCGCGACCGCAGACGCTTCGGCGCGCACGGCCACGCTCGCCGTGTGGCAGCGCCGTGCCGCCTGGGCGGGCAATTGCGTCGGTATCGGTCAAGCGGCCTGCGTCGCTGAGCCCCTGACGCCCGCCCCGATGATCCTGTTGCAGCGGGATATTGAGCGGCTGCTGGCCTTGTTGCCCGTGACGCCGGACCTATCGGTTGAGCGCCGGGAGTTTAACCGTCAGGCCGAGGCCGACTACGCGCACGCCGGTCTCTTTATGCGCGCCCTGTTCACCACCGCGCCGCGGGATGGCTCGGCCTACTGGCAGGGAGCGACGGCGGAGCCAGAGGAGGCGCGGCTTCGCCTCAAGATCGAACAGTTCGAAAGTCGCGGCCTCCCCGTCGCCTTCGACCTCGAACCCTTTAGCCGCGAAGACTGGCTGATCCTGCACTACGGCATGGGCCGCCGGCCCGCCCGCTATGACCGCACCGCCGACCGCGCCGATCCGGCCCGCGTCGAGGCCTATCTGGCCGCTCAGCGCCGCGACATCGACGGCGTGGCCCGCGCCTTACCGCCGCACCATCAGTATCTGGACGGCCTGACCGGCTATCTGCGTCAACAACAAGGACAAACCGCGTGA
- a CDS encoding tryptophan halogenase family protein — MRENPEAIKSICILGGGTAGWMAASALAHKLQSLPVSVTLIESEEIGTVGVGEATLPHIRSFNAALNIDEVTFMKATEATFKLGIEFCNWGRIGDRYIHPFGDYGTPIDGIPFYQYWLRLKQMGEAGRLDTYAYPIAIAEANRFRHPASDPAQIESTFGYAYQFDAGRYAAFLRRFAEGHGVIRREGKVVDCQLNPDNGHVAALTLDNGVVIEADLFVDCSGFRGLLIEQALKTGYDDWSQWLPCNRAVAVPTESRGGLTPFTRATALEAGWQWRIPLQHRTGNGHVYCSSFISDEAAHARLLGNLDAPTLADPRQLYFTTGRRRQFWNRNVVAIGLAAGFLEPLESTSIHLIQEGITELLQIFPDKHFRQSDIDEYNRRMGVNFERVRDFLLLHYVATQRDDTEMWRYFRNMTLPDSLEEKIQAWLTRAHLIRYEFGVFLPPSWVAVMLGQNLIPRHYDPRVDRLSSDEVRRAGDALKHRVSAAAAATPDHGAYIRKMGAASDTGPLLAKGA; from the coding sequence ATGCGTGAAAACCCGGAAGCGATCAAAAGCATCTGTATCCTTGGCGGCGGGACGGCGGGCTGGATGGCGGCCTCGGCTCTGGCGCACAAGCTACAGAGCTTGCCGGTATCCGTGACTCTGATCGAGTCCGAAGAGATCGGCACGGTCGGGGTGGGTGAAGCCACCCTGCCGCATATCCGCAGCTTTAACGCGGCGCTCAATATCGACGAAGTGACCTTCATGAAGGCCACGGAAGCGACCTTCAAACTGGGGATCGAATTCTGCAACTGGGGGCGTATCGGCGACCGCTATATCCACCCCTTCGGCGACTATGGCACGCCGATCGACGGCATCCCCTTCTATCAGTACTGGTTGCGTCTCAAACAGATGGGCGAGGCGGGCCGCCTCGATACCTATGCCTATCCCATCGCTATCGCCGAGGCCAATCGCTTTCGCCATCCGGCCAGCGACCCGGCCCAGATCGAATCCACTTTCGGCTATGCCTATCAGTTTGACGCCGGTCGCTATGCGGCCTTCCTGCGCCGCTTTGCCGAAGGGCACGGCGTGATACGCCGCGAAGGCAAGGTCGTCGATTGCCAGTTGAACCCTGACAATGGCCATGTCGCGGCGCTGACGCTCGATAATGGCGTCGTGATTGAGGCCGACCTGTTTGTCGATTGTTCGGGGTTTCGCGGCCTCTTGATCGAACAGGCGCTGAAGACCGGCTATGACGACTGGAGCCAGTGGTTGCCGTGCAATCGCGCCGTCGCGGTGCCGACGGAATCACGCGGCGGCTTGACACCCTTCACCCGCGCCACCGCGCTGGAGGCCGGCTGGCAGTGGCGCATCCCGTTGCAACACCGCACCGGCAACGGTCACGTCTATTGCAGCAGCTTCATCAGCGATGAGGCCGCCCATGCGCGTCTGCTGGGCAATCTCGACGCGCCTACGCTGGCTGATCCGCGTCAGCTTTATTTTACGACGGGCCGTCGCCGGCAGTTCTGGAACCGCAATGTCGTGGCCATTGGTCTGGCTGCCGGCTTTCTGGAGCCGCTGGAATCGACCTCGATACACCTCATTCAGGAAGGCATTACCGAGCTTCTGCAAATCTTCCCGGACAAGCATTTCCGGCAATCGGACATCGATGAGTATAACCGCCGCATGGGCGTTAATTTCGAGCGGGTGCGCGACTTCCTGCTGCTGCATTACGTGGCGACGCAGCGCGACGATACGGAGATGTGGCGGTATTTCCGCAACATGACCCTGCCCGACAGCCTAGAGGAAAAGATTCAGGCCTGGCTGACGCGCGCCCACCTCATTCGCTATGAGTTCGGCGTCTTCCTGCCACCAAGCTGGGTGGCGGTGATGCTGGGGCAAAACCTGATCCCGCGCCATTATGATCCGCGCGTCGATCGCCTGTCATCGGACGAGGTGCGCCGGGCGGGGGACGCCCTGAAACATCGCGTGTCCGCGGCCGCGGCGGCCACGCCGGATCATGGGGCCTATATCCGCAAGATGGGCGCGGCCTCCGACACCGGCCCGCTTCTTGCGAAAGGCGCGTAA
- a CDS encoding tryptophan halogenase family protein — MPNPEETKQDLRIRKIVIVGGGTAGWMAAAGMSKLMPSREVAIRVIESDAIGTVGVGEATIPHIHYFNRLLGLDENEFIRKTNATFKLGIEFVNWGGLGQSYIHPFGAYGANMDGIHFHHFWLRYAKMGKAPSLDAYNLMVCAAKAHRFQRPDPTRLNAALNGISYAFHFDASLYARLMRELAEKRGVIRTEGRITRVVQDSHSGHIDSVVLESGETVEGDLFIDCSGFRGLLIAQTLEAGYDDWSHWLPCDRAVARACAKVADPIPYTRSTAKTAGWQWRIPLQSRTGNGHVYSSGYISDEAALESLNSDLDGAPLSEPNFLRFTAGVRRAPWTKNVVSIGLASGFLEPLESTSIHLIQTAIARLMANFPDKSFNQPDIDYYNARTRLEFEQVRDFIILHYKATERDDTPFWAYCRHMEIPDALRERLAIYQENARQYRHDNELFSEVSWLAVMHGQNVRPKRYHPIADMIPEEELIRRMTQLEDEVTRALALMPDHQAFIDRHCRAAV; from the coding sequence GTGCCGAACCCCGAAGAGACCAAACAAGACCTGAGAATACGCAAGATCGTGATCGTGGGCGGCGGCACCGCCGGGTGGATGGCCGCCGCCGGCATGTCCAAGCTGATGCCGTCGCGCGAAGTGGCGATCCGCGTCATCGAATCCGATGCCATCGGCACGGTCGGGGTGGGTGAAGCGACCATCCCGCACATCCATTATTTCAACCGCCTGCTGGGGCTGGATGAGAACGAATTTATCCGCAAGACCAATGCCACCTTCAAGCTGGGGATCGAGTTCGTCAACTGGGGCGGGCTGGGGCAGAGCTATATCCACCCGTTCGGTGCCTATGGCGCCAATATGGATGGCATCCACTTCCACCATTTCTGGCTGCGCTACGCAAAGATGGGCAAGGCCCCGTCTCTGGATGCCTACAATCTGATGGTCTGTGCCGCAAAGGCGCACAGGTTTCAGCGCCCGGACCCGACGCGCCTCAATGCGGCGCTGAACGGCATCTCCTATGCCTTCCATTTCGACGCCAGCCTCTATGCGCGTCTCATGCGCGAACTGGCCGAGAAGCGCGGTGTCATCCGCACCGAAGGCCGCATCACCCGCGTCGTGCAAGACTCCCATTCCGGACATATCGACAGCGTCGTGCTGGAAAGCGGTGAGACGGTCGAGGGCGACCTGTTTATCGACTGCTCCGGCTTCCGGGGGCTTTTGATCGCGCAGACTCTGGAGGCCGGTTATGATGACTGGAGCCATTGGCTGCCGTGCGACCGCGCCGTGGCCCGCGCCTGTGCCAAGGTTGCCGATCCCATCCCCTATACGCGCTCGACCGCCAAGACGGCGGGCTGGCAATGGCGTATCCCGCTTCAGTCGCGCACCGGCAATGGCCACGTTTATTCCAGCGGCTATATCTCCGATGAGGCGGCGCTCGAGAGCCTCAACAGCGATCTGGACGGTGCGCCGCTGAGCGAGCCCAACTTTCTGCGCTTCACCGCCGGTGTTCGTCGCGCGCCGTGGACGAAGAATGTCGTCTCAATCGGGCTGGCGTCGGGCTTTCTTGAGCCACTGGAATCGACCTCCATCCACCTGATCCAGACGGCCATTGCGCGCCTGATGGCTAACTTCCCGGACAAGAGCTTCAATCAGCCGGATATCGACTATTACAATGCGCGCACGCGGCTGGAGTTCGAGCAGGTTCGCGACTTCATCATCCTGCATTATAAGGCCACCGAGCGCGACGACACGCCGTTCTGGGCATATTGCCGCCATATGGAGATACCAGACGCCCTGCGTGAGCGGCTGGCCATCTATCAGGAAAATGCCCGTCAGTACCGCCACGACAATGAGCTGTTCAGCGAGGTGAGCTGGCTGGCGGTCATGCACGGTCAGAATGTCCGCCCCAAACGCTACCACCCCATTGCCGACATGATCCCGGAGGAGGAGCTGATCCGGCGCATGACGCAGCTCGAAGACGAGGTGACGCGGGCTCTGGCCCTTATGCCGGATCATCAGGCCTTTATCGACCGTCATTGCCGCGCGGCCGTGTGA
- a CDS encoding tryptophan halogenase family protein, whose protein sequence is MTSYLKEIVILGGGSAGWMTAAALSSLVDPQKVSVVLVESDQIGTIGVGEATIPDIINFNRMLGISEDAFMKATHATFKLGIEFVDWGRKGQAYIHPFGTHGVDMNGFDFHQYWLRARQGGNTHPIDHYSMSAVAARQARFDLPPAGENSPRAHIRYAYHFDATLYARFLRNYAEQRGVRRVEGKVERVVQNPGSGDIEALALDNGQTLTGELFFDCTGFSALLLGKTLGVGYHDWSHWLPCDAAQAVACTHAGPLLPYTRSTARPSGWQWRIPTQSRTGNGHIYSRAFMDDGDATEILLANLDGEVISTPRQIRFTAGHRHTFWKNNCIAIGLSAGFLEPLESTSIYLIQEGISRFIALFPDASLPVVVRDEYNRHMRTEFEQVRDFIILHYKATERDDTPFWDYCRNMTIPDSLTHKIELFRTAGRTFRYEDELFARTSWVAVFLGQGIVPHTCDPVVAHVPYDTVIGSLESMRAAMAAEAGRMPTHAAFLQSYCPAVRA, encoded by the coding sequence GTGACCTCGTACCTCAAGGAGATCGTGATTCTGGGCGGCGGGTCCGCGGGGTGGATGACGGCGGCGGCCCTGTCCAGTCTGGTCGATCCGCAAAAGGTCTCGGTCGTGTTGGTCGAGTCCGATCAGATCGGCACCATCGGCGTCGGCGAAGCCACCATACCCGACATCATCAACTTCAACCGGATGCTGGGGATTAGCGAAGACGCGTTCATGAAGGCGACCCATGCGACGTTCAAGCTGGGGATCGAATTTGTCGATTGGGGGCGCAAGGGGCAGGCCTATATCCACCCCTTCGGCACCCACGGCGTCGATATGAACGGCTTTGACTTCCACCAATACTGGCTGCGGGCGCGGCAGGGCGGGAATACCCACCCGATTGACCACTACAGCATGAGCGCCGTCGCTGCGCGTCAGGCGCGTTTCGACCTGCCCCCAGCGGGGGAGAATTCTCCGCGCGCCCATATCCGCTACGCCTATCATTTTGACGCTACCCTCTATGCCCGCTTTCTGCGTAATTACGCTGAACAACGCGGGGTGCGCCGCGTCGAAGGTAAGGTCGAGCGGGTCGTCCAGAACCCCGGTAGCGGCGATATCGAGGCCCTCGCGCTCGACAATGGCCAGACCCTCACCGGCGAGTTGTTCTTTGACTGTACGGGCTTCAGCGCCCTGTTGCTGGGCAAGACGCTGGGTGTTGGCTATCACGACTGGAGCCACTGGCTGCCGTGCGATGCGGCGCAGGCCGTCGCCTGCACCCATGCCGGGCCGCTTTTGCCCTATACGCGTTCGACCGCCCGTCCCTCCGGCTGGCAGTGGCGCATCCCCACCCAGTCGCGCACCGGTAATGGCCATATCTACAGCCGCGCCTTTATGGACGATGGCGACGCGACGGAGATACTGCTGGCCAATCTCGACGGTGAGGTGATCAGTACGCCGCGTCAGATCCGCTTCACCGCCGGGCACCGCCACACCTTCTGGAAAAACAACTGCATTGCGATCGGCCTGTCCGCCGGTTTCCTTGAGCCGCTGGAATCGACCTCCATCTATCTGATTCAGGAGGGGATCAGCCGCTTCATCGCCCTGTTCCCCGATGCCTCCCTGCCGGTGGTGGTGCGCGACGAATATAACCGCCATATGCGAACCGAGTTCGAGCAGGTGCGCGACTTCATCATCTTGCACTACAAGGCGACCGAACGCGACGACACGCCCTTCTGGGACTACTGCCGCAATATGACCATCCCCGACAGCCTGACGCACAAGATCGAGCTCTTCCGCACGGCGGGCCGCACCTTCCGCTACGAAGACGAGCTGTTTGCGCGCACAAGCTGGGTGGCCGTCTTCCTGGGGCAGGGCATTGTGCCGCACACCTGCGATCCGGTCGTTGCCCATGTGCCGTATGACACAGTGATAGGCAGTCTGGAGTCGATGCGCGCTGCCATGGCCGCCGAAGCCGGGCGCATGCCGACACACGCCGCCTTCCTGCAATCCTACTGCCCCGCTGTGCGGGCCTGA
- a CDS encoding DUF6445 family protein, translating into MDVKVQHIGQTGARVVVIDDFLIEASRVVDMAAACMPFPPEGQTAYPGRRRHIGPGDPASPYVMGVLQKLAPVIGQAFDVSGFGIVEASFSLVTTPPDALSPVQRLPHFDWADPRMVAVLHHLHHLPDTGTAFYRHIASGIERVDAESAPRLRQAMRDEDERMGVSPGFAAETNDRYEKIFHVEARFNRLVIYQGALLHSGYIPPDFTYSDDPRTGRLTGNIFVRLNDT; encoded by the coding sequence ATGGACGTAAAGGTGCAGCATATCGGGCAGACCGGGGCGCGGGTGGTCGTCATCGACGACTTTCTCATCGAAGCGTCACGCGTCGTCGATATGGCGGCGGCGTGCATGCCCTTTCCGCCCGAAGGTCAGACCGCTTATCCGGGGCGGCGGCGTCATATCGGCCCCGGAGATCCCGCCTCGCCCTACGTGATGGGCGTGTTGCAGAAGTTGGCGCCCGTCATCGGGCAGGCCTTTGATGTCAGCGGTTTTGGCATCGTCGAAGCCAGTTTTTCGTTGGTCACCACGCCCCCTGACGCCCTTAGCCCCGTTCAGCGCCTGCCGCATTTCGACTGGGCCGATCCGCGTATGGTCGCGGTGCTGCATCACCTGCATCATCTGCCCGATACTGGCACGGCCTTTTATCGCCATATTGCCAGCGGCATAGAACGCGTCGATGCCGAGAGCGCGCCGCGTCTTCGCCAGGCCATGCGCGATGAAGACGAGCGGATGGGCGTGTCGCCAGGCTTTGCGGCCGAAACCAATGACCGGTACGAAAAGATATTTCACGTCGAAGCCCGCTTCAACCGCCTCGTCATCTATCAGGGGGCGCTGCTGCATTCCGGCTATATCCCGCCCGATTTCACCTACAGCGACGATCCGCGCACCGGGCGTCTCACAGGAAATATTTTCGTGCGGCTCAATGACACATAG